One window of the Benincasa hispida cultivar B227 chromosome 3, ASM972705v1, whole genome shotgun sequence genome contains the following:
- the LOC120074160 gene encoding LOW QUALITY PROTEIN: peroxisome biogenesis protein 7-like (The sequence of the model RefSeq protein was modified relative to this genomic sequence to represent the inferred CDS: inserted 2 bases in 1 codon; substituted 1 base at 1 genomic stop codon) gives MLVFKIPFNAYSIQFNPFYEARIAIATTQNFGILSNGRLHVLDLNPVGPISEHIAFDTADGVYDVSWYESRDSLLVAAIADGFVKLYDLALPPTSNPIRSFHEHTREVHSADYNPVRRDSFLTSSWDDTTKLWTLDHSTSVRTFKEHAYCDYSSVXNPRHGDVFASTSGDYIVRIWDVREPGSTMIIPAHDFKVLSCDWNKXDDCCIVMASVDKSIRVWDVRSYRTPVSVLNGHGYAVRKVNFSPHRLCLLASCSYDMTVCLWDYVLEDAIVGSYDHHTEFAVGIDMSVLVEGLLASTGWDELVYV, from the exons ATGCTCGTCTTTAAGATTCCCTTCAATGCCTACTCCATCCAGTTCAACCCCTTCTACGAGGCTCGCATCGCCATCGCCACCACCCAAAATTTTGGAATCCTTAGCAATGGTCGCCTTCACGTCCTCGATCTCAATCCCGTCGGTCCCATATCCGAGCACATCGCCTTTGACACCGCCGATGGAGTCTACGACGTCTCTTGGTACGAGTCTCGTGACTCTCTTCTCGTTGCCGCCATAGCCGATGGCTTTGTTAAGCTTTACGACCTTGCTCTTCCCCCCACATCTAATCCCATTCGTTCCTTCCACGAACATACTCGCGAGGTTCACTCTGCCGACTACAACCCTGTTCGTCGCGACTCCTTTTTGACTTCCTCCTGGGACGATACCACTAAGCTCTGGACCCTAGACCACTCCACCAGTGTCAGAACATTCAAAGAGCATGCCTATTGCGACTATTCCTCCGTCTAGAACCCTCGTCACGGCGATGTCTTCGCTTCTACCTCTGGCGATTACATCGTTCGCATTTGGGATGTGCGAGAACCAGGCTCCACCATGATAATTCCAGCTCATGATTTCAAAGTTCTATCTTGCGATTGGAATAA CGATGATTGTTGCATTGTTATGGCTTCGGTCGATAAATCGATTAGGGTATGGGATGTTAGGAGCTACAGGACTCCGGTTTCTGTATTGAATGGCCATGGATATGCAGTTAGGAAAGTGAACTTCTCTCCGCATCGACTGTGTTTGTTAGCCTCCTGTTCCTACGATATGACTGTCTGTTTGTGGGATTACGTGCTGGAGGATGCTATTGTTGGGAGTTATGATCATCACACTGAATTCGCCGTAGGAATCGATATGAGCGTGCTTGTCGAGGGCCTGCTTGCCAGCACTGGATGGGATGAGCTTGTTTATGTATGA